From the Octopus sinensis unplaced genomic scaffold, ASM634580v1 Contig10850, whole genome shotgun sequence genome, the window GATTTGCCTCATCCCTTTGTTCAGTCTTACAGTTTTGAAGGAAGTTTAAAACCGCCTCCCGTCGATTCAGACTCCGAGCAACTTGAAAATACCGTTTTtagtataaaatttattttagtccCATTTGTCGATCTGGGGGCCTTTTACAGCCAGTGTTTTGTGTGGTATGGCCTGGAATCCTCCAATTGATATTAAAAAACTTACATGTGAAGGAATCCTCCCCCAAACACAGGTTTTTTCAAGTTTGACTAATTTTTGCCTAGAAAATTGGCTGTGTGGCCAAAAAACGTTATAAGCCTCGAGCAACTGAATTTCTTTCGATTTACCCACAGCTGGCGACCATTTTTCGGGATGCCAAAAAGCGGGAGAACGAAGGTCTGAATAACGACCCTCGTGTACTGCCATACGACCACAATCACGTGGAAGTACCCTGGAGTCAGCGGAACCCGGGTGGATACCAAAATGCCTCGTTTGTACGTCTGAGTGTCCAAAATGTGGTTCTTGATTTTATCGTGGCCCAAAACCCCAAATTTCCTAACGATTTTTGGAATATGGTTTGGCGTGAGAAGGTCGGTCTTATAATGTGTCTCGATGATGGTCAGATGGATTATATTCCATCGCTAAAGAACTCCGAATTTGATATCGTACTTATATACTGTGCATGATAGGTATCTGTGACTTTGAGACATCAATATGACTGGAAGAGCTGTTTGGCACGTCAACTTGCTGTTGAGGTTGAAGGACAGTTTCGTACTGTTTGGCAGCTTGTATATCATGATTGGTCTCCGAATGGGACTCCTGCGTCACTTGACCAATATCTTGGTACAATTTATTGTGATATGATTAGATTTTATGGACGAGGTTGACTCTCTAAGGGAGGCTCAGTCTGGGAAGGATTTGAGTGGAGTTTTAGTACACTGTTCCAATGGAGCTGGGAAATCTGGACTGCACGTATTtttggaattttgtaaaatattcattGACAATTCCTTGGTTTATTTCCTCATTAAAATTGTACAGGAAGTGGACTATATGTCTATTTTACATTGCATAAGAAAGCAACGTATGATGGCTGTCACATCTCTGGCTCAATATTTGTTCGCAATTGATTTTGTCGATAACTATCAACTTAAATCATTCTGTGTTTGAATAATTAGTTATTTGTTACTTCCTATGTAAAATCATGCCTAGTGGTACATGTAgtgtatttaaattataaaaaatttatttgcgAAAATATCTGAGAAACGCTCATCTTATTTTGTGGGATTGTATAAGACCAAAAtaccacaaaaatatttaaaaaccacCAATTTATCGGAttaaacagcaataaaaacagTCAAAATCTATCACcaatgtataaacaaatataaatcagGAGAATGTAGTCGCTCAATGGGCCAAATCtacatttttaaaacaaaattaaaccaTTTTGGTATGAGTTTAGGCCAGTCGTTTCCAACTGAGTAATCCTGACAGGAACTCGCGAGATATGAATCGTTAATAAAGTCGTCTGTGAATCCTCCACTCTAAAAATCACACAAAAATCAATAACCGGCTTATCTCTCAAATAAATGCATTTTCTATAAATACACGATTGCTTCAGCACTTTCCGTTTAAGACAGTTTTTGCAATTATTGCAGTTCTGCTTGACATTGCACGGCCCACACTGCCCACATCGCTTCCTTCTTTGGCTTCTAACTTTTGGAAATGGCTGTGTGCCAGGAAAGTGGCCAAAATCTGACTGCATTGATGCAAGATAATTCTCAGAATGTACCACTTTTGaatttggaatgaccaatttctTTTCTGGAATGGCCTTGTTCTCATTTTGGCAGGGCTTTGGTGGCTCAAATGGGCCATATTTGTCAATCAATGTCCCAAGTCCATGAAAATTCCCACTTGAGGGGAGAATATCCAACAAATTGAGAGTTTTGCATTCGTGATAAAGCTTTGGAGGCTCAATGTGTGTTCGGACAAAGTTAGAAATCGGCTCATCAGCCTTTGAGCTCAATTACCAATCTATGCAACCGTTTTATCTCCGGTTCGCTTCCTGATTTTGCTCGCGGTATCTTATTTTCTGCAAACCTCACTGCCCTCGGGAAGAAGACAACGGCGTAAGACCCATTGCTGTGGGAAATATTTTCCGGAGGGTCTCCGCTAAGCTTCTCTGTCATGCCATTGTTCCCTGTTTGTCTCCAAACTTTCTGCCTGCTCAACTTGGTGTCGGCGTTTCCAATGGTTGCGAGGCCGCGACCCATTCCATTCGTGAGCTGTTAGAATTTTCCGAGGAGTTTATCATGGTCAAACTGGACGTAttgaattaattattaatttattaaaaatgttaaatatCGAGGCTTATACTCCCTCCAGATGATTTTTTCTTTAGAAGCCTCCACACTTTTGTTGAAATTGCGATTTTTTTAAAAGTCGTATAAGTCGTCCGGATAGTTTTGTGAGTAAATTctataaacatcaatctgtctcgAACAATATAAATTAGCCTACATTTAGTCTGTGGCTATCCGGAAAACAGTGGAGAGTATGCGTACAGAACATACGTTTGAAATGATCTCGTCGGAAGAATGACAAAGTCTCAGTTTGCAAATGGAACAACGGAGGAAGCTTTGCCGAGTGTGGCTATCGGTCTTGAGAGCGTTATAAAACCACATTATTATTCACGGAAATAACGtgttatttattgtaatataaaatatattgattcctattttatagATTAGGGATAACGTTAAATAGAAACCTAAACTTTTTCAGTGCCCTATCTAAAACCCTAATGTTACCTTAACattgaagaaatgaaatttattaCTCAAAGGATCCATGAGGCCAATCGTTACGGACACAATTCATTGGAAactttataataaaaagaaattttgatagtcaaatataaaaatcattctttttttgttgaaaaaaataattattaaatggaAATCAGGATTTGCCAGTGGCCGCACCGCGGATAGCAAGCGAGTTATCTCACAAGATTGGTATCGATATCCTCTGGTAGCTGGTTTTCCGGAAGTCATTGGTCTTTTCTCCAATGAGCTTCTTAATAGACGAAAGAATCCTCTTCCCCTCGGGCCCAATCATGCCCCTCGTCTCCACGGCGATTGGGACGAAGTGGTACGAGTCAGGAGCGATGCGTACTTCCTCGTTTGTTTTCCTCGACCCGGCAAGACGCGAAGCTAGGACACGACGCAGACTGAGTAACGGTCCCCGGAGCAAAGGTGTACAGGTTGCATCCTATACGAGACACTTCCCCTCGCTGAATGGGAAGACCGTCATTCCGTCTGGACGATTGCCGTCTCCGCGATCAAGACCAGTGGCCTCCAGAACCGAAAGGAAGCATTAAGGTCccggaaaaaattaaaatcatttaaaacCATTCTTAATCTTGAAAAAATCAAGTTAATCTGACATTGACTAGTTGACATTGATTGGTCGCGGCTTGCACTGCGCTTTCAACATATTATCATGTCAAAGAATTggcgataattttttttaattgaaaatttgCGGAAGGACAGTAAACGTTATTTTATAGAGTTGCAAGTCAATTTTGGAACAATTCAAAACTAAAAATTCATCTACAAAGACAGTCAAAAAGTTAAAGTTCCCGCAACAGGACCTCATTCGGAAAATGCAAAAACTTTAAAGATACAGTATCTGTGATTTTATACTTAAATATGCCTGGAAATCATAAATTAAAgcctttattgaccacaaaattAGTAAATCTGAGCATACTTCAAGAAATATTATCAAGGACGGATATTTACGATCCGATTGAAATTGAATTGATTTATATGCCAACATTTGATTAtatcaaacaatacaaaagaaagaagTCTATTTTTAATTGGGTTACTTGAATACTTTTGATCGAGGTATGATTCTAAAACAGAACATTGAGTTGATTTTTAGTTCATATTTAAAacaggaaaatgaataaaaaatactgATTAAACCTTCTTTCcaaaaaagatatttttgagattttggttaaaatataaaagttaaatcgAAGCAGATTACTGGATGTTGCGCTGCAAAATCTAGAAGATGACTATAAGAGAGGTCAATTTAAAAGATTACGTACTCCCTTTatgaaaatgacaaagaaaatcaacgaaaaaaatgtgtagaattGCTAAATCTTCAGAAATCGCTGgagaaaataagcagaaaatCTTTATTCTGAAACTGTGTGCCCAACTATATACACTCAAACCCCTCTAAACCGATTCCTTGGTATACCGGAATTCCCTTAAAGTCGGATTAAAATTCTGGTTCCGATTCACCTCATAAAACATCACTTTTATTTTATCCTTGACATatcggatcttttctattctaaattCCGGCTGTATTTTGTTGTTCcgacttaaattttattttatcatgaaCCAGGCTTCTGACATCAATCTTTGATTTAATAGAACAACGATAGAGATATATACTTCGAACAACTCGACAGAAAATCAAAAactataagaaaaaaacaaaaagatggtAGATTGTAACTAAACTAAAACGAAAAGATGGTTGCTCCGCAAAGAAATTACGTTGCGaattgtctttaaaaaagaaaattcaaataataaatgAATCATTAGATGTTATCCGGTTGATTAGAATGGCGTATATAGACGTGAAATCAAACACAATTTCCATCTGGTTTAATAAGTGTGTAATTCTAGTCAAAATATACGATATAAACGACAATCTTGAAAACAATTTATTGTTCATATCCTTACGAATAGACTAGTTGataatccaatgattgaaaaagaatttttaaatctAGACTTGGAACTATTCACTGAAAATACAAAAGATTGGGAATCATCCCTAGTTGAGCAATACTAAAAGGTCTCAGCGTCAGAAGATAATGACTCAGATTCTGATACGCAAACAGAGGCAGAAGATACAGAGAAGTTAACACGCACAAATGTTCAACAAATACTAGACGAAATCTGCCACTTTTTTTGCACTAAAGATTCTCCATTACTCGATTTCGTCAACAGACtgatatacaataataaataataagcaaTTGTTAAATCGAAGCTAAATACGAGGCAATCCTTATTGAcagatttctattaattttacttgttttcactttctctttattagTAACTTTAATGACTTGTTctgaataatttttatcaatatatcggccacattttttttgttttcgccaaatataaatataaaagttaaagttaaatcaaataatttttctgATCGAATTCAAGGtcacaatattttttaaagttggtTAATTGTTCAATCGTTAATAATAGAAAACAAATCATTTCAGAAATCGTTCAAAAGTTAAATCTTCCCATCTGCATCTTAATatcgtttgatttatttttttcagcaaTACATGTGAATTTATGGACAGTTAGAAAAGGGAGAAAGATTCTTGAAGACTACGCAGTTTAGGGCGCGCTCCCAGTCTTACGGATTGCGAATCGctaataattgttttaaaagaaTCAGTTTTTTATCAAAAAAAGATAATAGAAAACCGCTAgcacataattttattttaattcgcACATTAACGTTAAAGCCTTGTTTTGAAATTTACTTAATTcgagtaaaaacaaacatggtaaTAGTTTAGTATTCGACTCTCATTGACTGTCGTGTTAGAAGCTCCGATCCGGTTTGACGAGTTACTAGAAATCTCATCGCATACGGATTCCAAATATGAATAGATTTCTGATAGGATATATCATGAACTTCCTAGTATTTATCAGCCGAACACAAATAAAAAGGAAACTTAAGAGACATGAGAAACTTATTCATGTCTCAATTTGGAATTAATCAGAATAATTACTTGTTTTCTCTCTTACTCCCAAAAAATTGTGGGAGTGGTACAAGAAAAATCTCAGGCACTGAAAATGATTAAGATTGTTTCACAAAAATTCTCATTAAGTTATTAAGTGGAaattcaaaaagtcattaaaCACTTTCTGTGCGATGTTGGCATAAAATAGCAAAGGAATGGTAGAATCAGAAATTGGAATCTTCTGAGATATGATAgcctaaataaaaaaattttgaaaatcttcAGAATTAGTCCTGAAAAttattatgatttattttttaatttaaaatataaattaaattttttataaataaatatttaaaattaacattcTCAGTCTTGGTTGTGTGTAGAAATGGACTACATGCATGCTTCTAAAGATGTTGACCCTTCAATGGCAGCACGTGCTGTATGGGTTATGAAGGTCCCCAAATCTCTCTCTCGACTGTGGCGGGAAACCAAAACATCCGATGATATTGTCGgaaaaatgacaataaataaaacaatgtaacTATATACGATGATCCCAAGGAATCAAGAAAAAACACCAAAAGTTGGATTTATTTCGAGTCTTCCAGTCAAAAGACAAGCCACTCctctaaataaacaaaaaaattataaaattaatataatcaaaGTCGAGGACCAACAAACCCAACTCATAATCTCCCAACAACCAAAGCCCGCCAATGAAACAGCTATTTTGGGGGACGAAATCTTATCGATTGAAGGACACGTGATTCAACGTGGTGATTTTATGGCGGACATTGCCACAGCTTCCTTAGATTTGTCAAAGTTGGTCCAAACTCGATATTTAGGTACACTACACATTTTAAGCCACAAAAACAGAGCATTCAACTGGAGGGAATTGTGcgagataaaaaaattattccacgGGAAGATGTAAGTTTTGGGGTTAATTTTTGAATAGAAAAATTCTCAGAatatgagaggaagaaaggaCATGAAAGTGCGGCAGGAAAAGAGTGTGGTCTTGGAAAAGGTCTTTGCTGCCTTTGAAAGTCACCAATACTACACGACCTATGACTTGTCTAATGTGACGGACCAGCCAATGGGGTATTTGAAAGAGATTTTACAGGAATGTTGTATTTTTAATACTCGCCCTCCACATAAATCAATGTGGGAGTTGAAGCCTGAGTTTAGACATTATGGTAGTAAAACTGATgagtaatttttaaatattttgttgtttttttatagttggtagtatatattataaactATTCGAATGCTAGAATTTGTTTTTAGAGAGCTCGGGTTATTGCCCAAATTTTGTAGGATGTAAAAAATGATAGTTTAGTTAGTTTTTTGTAGCCGTGACTgctgaataatttttattaaaaatgcaTTGTTTGGTAAAATTGAAGTGAATATTTTGTAAAAACCAATTCAACATtcgttttttaatttaaaatatatatctttcacatTCGATGGGGTGTCACTAAGGTGAATAGAAATCAAGTTTTTGGCATCACATAAATAATCGTATTGTTGGTGAATTGAGAATCCTTTGACGCCTAGCTTCACTATTCCAGCCAACTCACCACAAATTCCTAATAATGTCATTAAACGAATTTTAACCGGTTATAGCGACATCTTCAAGatgaattaattttttgttttgacaAACATTTACAATAGCAGTAACCGCATCTTTAGACAAGACATAACATGTCCCAGAACAATATGGAGGATAATAATTTAAAGGATACTCTTCATATGAAATGTCCCTTATAATTTGATTTCTGataatataaaccattttgaGTTTTCTCTAATAGGAGTAGCCTCTTGATACAAATGGCACATTGTAAACCGACTATTTATCTTGTGGAAATCAGGACCTAAGAGAAATATTTTCCGTCTTAATTCCTCGATATTAAAAACAATGTCATCGTCAACTtttacaaaatattcaaaatttggaaAATCACGTATTGCCCATCTAATAAATGACGCTTAAAAAAACTTTAATGCTTCCATTATTTTTATGGACAAATTAAAGTAAGATTCGACAAAGTCTGCAAAAATCAGATCATTGTGCACGTCTGATTCTTTTCTCAATGACATATTAATCGGTTTTTCATTTGTACCCATAAAAAATAGCATTTTTGCGTTTGATCGTTCCATTATCTCTTTATTTCCCCATGATTCTCTTATTGCTCGTCTTCTTGCTACATTTTTGGGATCTTTTACAAAACGTTAGCTTTGCCAAATTACCAGATATAATAACGACGAGAATTgatgtattatttttgtttctcataTTTTCCAAATCTTTATAGCTAATTTTTTTAGTTTCGTATTTTCTACAATCTAAGCCAGAAACTTCATTTTTCAACAATAGATACGTGGAAATGATTAACTACATTTTCAACAAATAAATACAGTTCCAATTATTATAATCTGCTGATATTTTCTCTTTCGAATCATTAAATCGTTTATTAGCGGTTAGAGCATATTTATTAGTGGAACAAACCGCGTTAAAATCGAGAAAACTCAAGAACGCTTTCGAAAAGCACTACAAGGACCGGATGAACATCTACTCATCGCCCCATTTGATGAAATCTTGGGAAGAAACCTCGGGGCTACAGGCCCTAAAACACCACCACCGCGCCCTCACAGAAATTGTGCCGGGACAAGGGAGGAGCACCGGGCAAAGTTGAGGACCCTCCTCAGAGAAGCCGGGATCAcctgattaattagttttatgttttggacggtgatcttggttctaataataataataacatatttattaaCCAAAAATTTTTTGCGGTTCACAAAAATCGCGAAATTtggtatatattattaaatactagtttttaaaaattttagtaACGATTCTAAAAGTAGACTGTTATGGTATTCTCGCCAGTAGACTGTTTTGGTATTTTCCAATGACTCAATAAAATCTAATCTATGTTTCTCTACTGACTAAATGCAGTCCTTTTTTAAGAGTCATTAAGTCGATTTATTactaacaaaatattaaaaagttaacTCGAGTTTATAAAGAGGCTGGAGGTCAGCTCAACGACGTATCGAGTagcagtttccgcggagcaccgCGACCAATATTCGCTGgaagagccagctcgtctccctccggtcgttgGTCTTCCTGGCAGTCATCCTGGCAATGTCGGTAAGAAGGCGAGTCACTGACCTGCCGACGATTCCGGATGTTTCGAAGGCGAGGGGGACAAACTCGTAAGAGTCCGAAATACTTCCATATTTCGTCCAAAATGCAGtccttatttgaaaaataaacaaaaataaacaaaatataaatgcaacaattaaaaaaatagaattctATAAAGATAAATTCAGTCGCCAATAGTCACCACTTGCCCTCAGTGAATTTTAAAAAGTCCAATGTTACATCAATGTATTCCTAGactaatttaaaaaagaaacccttttttGAATACTTGAAAGATTCTTCCAAAAACGTGAACACTTCTTTAAAGACAGAAAAGGTGAAATTGGCAGATTGACATAATAAAAGAGAGTCAACCCATACATTTCCAACACATCAACAAAACCAAACATCTCTAAAGACAACATTTCAGTCAAAATTTGATGCCGAACTTTTCTTTGATCTCCATTCAAAATACTACGCCTGACTGATATTCAATAAAAAAAGCGCCAAAACAAACCGAGATGAAAATTTCCAGCAGAAATCATCTCCGACTCCCATTTCCGAACCAAAGAAGAGGAATTGAGTGAATACTGAGAGACAACTCGGTAGTAACCAGTTTTTTGAGAAGAACTGAGATCTTTGAACATATTCATTGCTGACTTGAAACAGGTCTAAACTCAAAATGACTAAAAATACATCTGGTTTGTATGAAAGCAAATCCtgggaaaatatttttacagaatTGGGAAAATCGTTTGGAATTTTGTGCTCTTTTTGGAGATTTCTGATGATTTTTTTGCAGTTTTTCTCAATGATTTGTTTGGGTCTGAACAAGACTGGTTTACTTTTGATTAAAATGTGATTTTgagttaaattattaaaataactattCGTATATTgctataaatattcattatttttggaCCAATTTTGCTGAATCGACAAGTTGGCAGGTCTGAGTAAAAGATACAAAATCTGGCGGAGATGATATTTTAGggactaaaaattaaaaaataaattgacaTTTAATTTCTCCAAACATTTTTCGAAGGCAATATTGgtaatatttatcatatatatgtttttcagcTGTATCGAGTTTCCATCTTTTACCTGATCTAAATATGAATGTTGAAAAATTAGAAATCCCGGTTAATCTTAATTAAAGTTAATTTCAAAATGAGCAAACTACAATAACATGAATCATCTtccaaattttaaattattttttaaacaattaaattaaaatataattaaataattaaaactcaCAGAAATTATATTCCAATTACATTTCCTGCTATTACTAAGTAAttagtaaatttcttttttttacaatttttaacaaGTTCGAGTGTTAATTAAGTGAATTTATGATGTTAATTCTTTAATTGAGAGGACGCGCCAATAGATAGGCAGTTTTCGCGCAATATCGCAAGCGAAAtgcgctgaaaaagccagctagACTCACTTCTCTTGTGACTTTTCTTCGAGATCATCAAACCGATTTCTAAAAGGAACCCCAGGGCTTTCGGGCCGATTATCCCACTCGTCTCGAAAGCCAGGGGGACGAAAAGGCAGGTGTTCTCCAATGAGGCGTACTTTGCGATTTTTTTCGTTTCGGCATGTGCGGAAGCTGAGCCAGGGCGGGACGCGGAGTCGATGAGAGATGACGAGGAAA encodes:
- the LOC115228644 gene encoding beta-1,3-galactosyltransferase 1-like, producing MLFFMGTNEKPINMSLRKESDVHNDLIFADFVESYFNLSIKIMEALKNQIIRDISYEEYPLNYYPPYCSGTCYVLSKDAVTAIVNVCQNKKLIHLEDVAITG